One region of Rhizoctonia solani chromosome 9, complete sequence genomic DNA includes:
- a CDS encoding peptidase C14 yields the protein MSPDGTQVASAVPTLPCIYGMSKDNATTKLLPSTGSDISLLPSHPTHPMSLVVWKMETYTSARCAQLNRRLVHSRGTIIDPHLGCANRTLHWTAFHRSYRWVTSVSYRLMAHALSPPPGTILSECGIYAPHRPSRTAPSAFQWLPLRPSPPTPLSLHPHHLITPSMYDALTGSTVLGPLQATPTGSTGSYSLLTGLVCSLAQTMALYIASASWDRTLRIWDADNGQDVHGPMDGHDDSVNCVRFSPDASTIVSGSRDGTVRLWDVKTGQCMMQLFRATHQSRRSDSLPMTGTGDTVVGPVHGHSDGRMTHPCEYGMRRPDSRLWFVTRMAGHMTIVISVGFSPNGLYIVSGSWDKTLRNEVATQEEMAGGESQTAHPGQDHIKVLDSWTLDDEGWAVDSESAVDMGPVGSPRPAIPPNDLTISDQGGMRLDFDGAIWEWAAAFVFDSMDTPCSLQLQSNLEFQSYPFLIHMAIEAQVTHVRIRHSAQAVELDPESSYGSYA from the exons ATGTCCCCCGACGGCACTCAAGTGGCTTCGGCGGTACCAACTCTACCCTGCATCTATGGAATGAGTAAAGACAATGCCACTACGAAGCTGCTAccgagtactggctcagatATTTCTCTGTTGCCTTCTCATCCAACGCATCCCATGTCGCTTGTGGTTTGGAAAATGGAGACATATACATCTGCTCGTTGCGCACAGCTGAACCGCCGCTTGGTCCACTCAAGAGGCACAATAATCGA TCCGCATCTGGGATGTGCGAACCGGACACTCCATTGGACAGCCTTTCACAGGTCATACAGATGGGTCACCTCAGTCTCGTACCGCCTGATGGCTCACGCCTTGTCTCCGCCTCCTGGGACCATACTATCCGAGTGTGGGATATACGCGCCGCACAGACCGTCTAGGACCGCTCCGAGCGCATTCCAGTGGTTACCTCTGCGACCTTCTCCCCCAACGCCGCTTTCATTGCATCCGCATCATTTGATAACACCATCGATGTATGACGCACTCACCGGCAGCACAGTCCTTGGTCCTCTACAGGCCACACCGACTGGGTCAACTGGGTCATATTCTCTCCTGACGGGTCTCGTCTGTTCTCTTGCTCAAACGATGGCGCT ATACATCGCATCTGCTTCATGGGATCGCACCTTGCGAATCTGGGATGCAGACAACGGTCAAGACGTCCACGGGCCAATGGATGGCCATGACGACTCAGTGAATTGTGTACGGTTCTCTCCGGACGCGTCGACGATTGTGTCTGGGTCGCGTGACGGTACTGTTCGACTATGGGATGTCAAGACCGGCCAGTGCATGATGCAGCTGTTCAGAGCGACTCACCAGTCTCGTCGGTCGGATTCTCTCCCGATG ACCGGGACAGGCGACACGGTGGTTGGCCCAGTTCATGGACACAGTGAC GGTCGCATGACGCATCCGTGCGAGTATGGGATGCGCAGACCGGACAGCAGGTTGTGGTTTGTGACGAGGATGGCGGGTCACATGACGATCGTGATCTCTGTTGGATTCTCGCCCAATGGTCTCTACATCGTGTCTGGCTCTTGGGATAAGACT CTGCGCAATGAAGTCGCAACACAGGAAGAGATGGCTGGAG GTGAAAGCCAAACAGCCCACCCTGGTCAGGATCACATCAAGGTGCTCGACTCCTGGACTCTCGATGACGAAGGCTGGGCAGTAGACTCGGAATCGGCGGTTGATATGGGTCCCGTCGGATCTCCGCGTCCCGCAATTCCTCCGAACGACCTCACGATTTCTGACCAAGGAGGTATGAGGCTGGATTTTGATGGGGCTATATGGGAATGGGCAGCTGCTTTCGTGTTTGACAGCATGGATACACCGTGCAGTTTACAGCTACAATCTAATCTGGAATTCCAATCCTATCCGTTCCTTATTCACATGGCCATTGAAGCACAAGTCACTCATGTAAGAATCCGTCATAGCGCCCAAGCTGTTGAGCTCGACCCAGAATCTAGTTACGGATCTTATGCGTGA
- a CDS encoding heat shock protein 70 kDa 12A has protein sequence MSFGAEAALPDTEDRAEDEGWKLVRHFKFHLHPSEIRRHQNLSLESLPSGLSLIQIYTDYMTYLLNHTKNFFCDHILNGTRVWELYHHDMTVVLAHPNGWGIREQGFLRRAATNAGFVTRANAHSNIQFVSEAEASVHFCMFHSDLHEHMNMGVYFVVCDAGGSTTDTTAYYVKQTYPTLELDETKASACVQAGGVSVDAEFHQYLCSILDQIDLSEDQRNEFIRSGSRDFEENVKKAFVGTGEEFRINLGGGRSMNYPNLHISRGKLALTNGTISSFFNESVEIAIESIRQQMDKGCEHVLLVGGFGESLYLRKMVNSHFSGARCSITVTSDPNAKAVADGSVLWCAKRTVVSRATRMAYGIEILTAYDRNNVDHCGRKTSIQLDGIEKVSGFWSQIVSKDTVMEANEALRGEYHRSYDNSNPALGNFSVTLYGYKGAGSNTNTWLMNKNDCLEKGFEEVCQIQADLSGMRKGLKKQKGTKGKYYRLDFKVAIQFGDTEMKAFLEWEHGGKTFTGPAEILPNELSVTTV, from the exons ATGTCTTTTGGCGCTGAAGCTGCACTGCCTGATACCGAAGACAGGGCTGAGGACGAAGGATGGAAGCTCGTGCGACATTTTAAGTTTCATCTCCATCCTTCTGAAATAAGGCGACACCAGAACTTATCTCTCGAGT CATTACCTAGTGGACTTTCTCTCATTCAGATCTATACAGATTATATGACTTATCTTCTCAACCACACCAAAAACTTTTTCTGTGACCACATCCTAAACGGAACTCGTGTATGGGAATTATATCACCACGATATGACCGTTGTGCTGGCCCATCCTAACGGATGGGGTATAAGGGAGCAAGGCTTCTTACGGCGAGCGGCTACCAATGCCGGGTTCGTGACGCGGGCTAACGCCCACTCCAATATACAGTTTGTGAGCGAGGCTGAAGCATCGGTTCATTTTTGCATGTTCCATTCGGATTTGCATGAGCACATGAAT ATGGGCGTTTATTTTGTGGTATGCGATGCGGGAGGATCAACCACGGACACCACAGCCTACTACGTGAAGCAAACATACCCTACTCTAGAGCTCGATGAAACAAAAGCATCTGCCT GTGTTCAGGCGGGTGGTGTCTCGGTGGATGCTGAATTTCACCAGTATTTGTGCTCAATCCTCGACCAAATCGACTTATCTGAAGACCAAAGAAATGAGTTTATTCGCAGTGGGTCTCGGGATTTTGAAGAGAATGTTAAAAAGGCATTCGTTGGCACAGGGGAGGAATTTCGAATCAATTTGGGTGGAGGCCGTTCCATGAATTACCCGAATCTACATATTAGCCGCGGAAAGCTGGCCCTGACCAA TGGTACTATTTCGTCATTCTTCAATGAATCAGTGGAAATAGCCATTGAATCTATTCGGCAACAGATGGACAAAGGATGCGAA CACGTACTACTCGTAGGAGGATTTGGAGAAAGTCTATATTTGCGCAAGATGGTTAACTCGCACTTCTCTGGTGCTCGATGCTCAATCACCGTCACTAGTGATCCCAA TGCCAAGGCAGTGGCGGACGGCTCGGTACTGTGGTGCGCTAAGCGGACTGTAGTATCCCGTGCTACTCGGATGGCTTACGGGATCGAGATCCTTACCGCCTACGATCGCAATAATGTTGATCACTGTGGCCGGAAAACCAGTATTCAACTTGATGGAATCGAAAAAGTCTCTGGGTTCTGGTCACAGATAGTCAGCAAG GATACCGTTATGGAAGCCAACGAAGCTCTCCGTGGTGAATATCATCGTAGCTACGACAACTCCAATCCTGCGCTGGGTAATTTCAGCGTTACACTTTATGGTTATAAAGGAGCCGGAAGCAATACCAATACCTGGTTGATGAACAAGAATG ATTGCCTCGAAAAAGGATTCGAGGAAGTGTGCCAGATTCAGGCGGATCTAAGTGGAATGCGAAAGGGactcaaaaaacaaaaaggCACTAAAGGTAAATATTATCGATTGGATTTCAAGGTCGCAATCCAATTCGGAGACACCGAGATGAAGGCATTCTTAGAGTGGGAGCACGGG GGGAAAACATTCACAGGCCCGGCTGAGATCTTACCGAATGAGTTATCTGTTACGACAGTCTGA
- a CDS encoding kinase domain protein: MSFIFSYAYTTPFPKGSKITWAEAFEALRYKAAAPMSFVPAIAAAEVLEQNAEYIKRKTTMKTGVQMLEDIHLYAPSLVTFKADNGQLVTNLISENAQGELLMTFTFHIPFPDTKSGSEAAEAKLKEMKELAKGAVLQSMKTTLAMSQEGKFN; this comes from the exons ATGTCTTTTATCTTCAGCTACGCATACACTACCCCTTTCCCAAAGGGCTCAAAGATCACATGGGCTGAGGCCTTCGAAGCCTTGCGCTACAAGGCTGCCGCTCCAATGTCTTTCGTGCCTGCAATTGCAGCGGCCGAAGTGCTAGAGCAGAACGCCGAATACATCAAGCGTAAGACGACGATGAAAACAGGAGTTCAAATGCTGGAGGATATCCATTTGTATGCCCCATCTTTG GTAACATTCAAAGCCGATAACGGCCAACTAGTTACCAACCTGATTTCGGAAAACGCACAAGGAGAGCTTCTCATGACCTTTACTTTCCATATACCTTTTCCAGATACTAAGTCTGGAAGTGAAGCTGCAGAAGCGAAGCTCAAGGAGATGAAGGAGCTTGCTAAAGGGGCGGTGTTGCAAAGCATGAAGACCACTCTGGCCATGTCTCAGGAAGGAAAATTTAACTAG
- a CDS encoding peptidase C14 yields MAETTSKPFMMQLREALARSKSRWKRRVQLRWNEPGSVPNTTTMEQAGEGDLDSWPLIRASLDALESSADWFGPLKVAIGPLIECVEIYERECDGLKEQYKLRKKLNVIMKDLTELKKHPAGFAMTGSIQCIIRDIQEEAEAINGENRKAMSTGRRLRGIMEGTGEILECYNRIDEHLRRLVLNVNLSIMNTIYEEAKESRLTKILSAESAFYDSGGVKRGGCAPGTREPQIKMLIEWASNPDSGRTCWMNGMAGTGKTTIAYTVCKMLGSQLGASFFCSRAISECRQVKSIIPCIAYQFARFSIPFSGALIKVMMADPDVHRRSLKQQYEKLIFEPLVEVKESLPADVIVVIDALDECEDSDSVGQILDLLLSPDYKLPIRYLVSSRPEKEILEADIKRYMQLELKDVPLTNEQWSNVLKQCGVLFIYASTMCRFIKQGHVTDTLNEALDTITNSSYIQMEDEQSIDSLYSTILTNAFKRSGMSRSNTERMKAVLGSVICAVEPMNREVIVSLLRLNSLQHLDSLLQPLRSVLNISEESGLVTTLHASFPDYLLSHDRSGDFWCDPESRHASLAEACLQAIEASEPKINICGLPSSCLLDSEVEGLNERVQRAISPGLAYACQHWSTHLYRGGYRSALVDRVRTFFFDNLLLWMEVVNLLKKIRHGTSIIQQAERWCTKHTIPEDVSKIAHDAVQFVSVYANHPTSESTPHIYISMIPFWPASRPVSTTYKPRTTGLVKPQGTAISQRTLSLGHWKVGSGVYRWVYLLMELDWQSPLRAH; encoded by the exons ATGGCGGAAACGACTTCAAAGCCCTTCATGATGCAGCTTCGTGAAGCCCTTGCGCGCTCCAAGAGTAGATGGAAGAGACGAGTGCAGCTGCGATGGAATGAGCCTGGTTCGGTCCCTAATACCACGACAATGGAACAAGCTGGCGAGGGCGACTTGGACAGCTGGCCTCTGATCAGGGCTTCGTTGGATGCTCTAGAGTCTAGTGCAGACTGGTTCGGCCCGCTAAAAGTAGCTATCGGCCCGCTAATTGAATGCGTCGAAATCTATGAG CGCGAGTGCGACGGGCTCAAAGAACAATACAAGCTACGGAAGAAGCTGAACGTAATAATGAAAGATCTGACAGAGCTCAAGAAGCATCCAGCTGGATTCGCAATGACTGGTAGCATTCAGTGCATCATTCG GGATATTCAAGAGGAGGCAGAAGCAATCAATGGTGAAAATAGAAAGGCAATGTCGACAGGGAGACGACTGAGAGGTATAATGGAAGGAACAGGAGAAATACTCGAGTGCTACAATCGCATCGACGAGCACCTTCGGCGATTGGTG CTTAACGTGAATCTGAGCATAATGAACACTATCTACGAAGAGGCGAAG GAGTCACGTCTGACCAAGATATTGTCCGCCGAGTCTGCCTTTTACGACTCGGGAGGCGTCAAACGAGGCGGCTGTGCGCCAGGAACTCGCGAGCCGCAAATCAAGATGCTCATAGAATGGGCATCCAATCCAGACTCAGGAAGAACGTGCTGGATGAATGGAATGGCTGGCACGGGCAAGACCACTATCGCATATACCGTGTGCAAAATGCTTGGCAGTCAGCTAGGAGCCAGCTTCTTCTGCTCGCGCGCCATCTCCGAGTGCCGGCAGGTCAAGTCAATCATACCGTGTATCGCCTATCAGTTCGCTCGATTCTCCATTCCTTTTAGCGGTGCGCTCATCAAGGTTATGATGGCGGATCCTGATGTACATCGTCGAAGCCTGAAGCAGCAGTACGAGAAGCTTATTTTTGAACCGTTGGTCGAAGTAAAGGAATCGCTACCGGCAGATGTAATCGTTGTGATCGATGCGTTGGACGAGTGCGAGGATTCCGACAGCGTTGGCCAAATCCTCGATCTGCTACTCTCACCGGACTACAAGCTTCCGATTCGCTACCTTGTCTCAAGCCGACCTGAAAAAGAGATCT TGGAGGCCGATATCAAAAGATATATGCAACTTGAGCTGAAAGACGTTCCGCTGACGAATGAGCAATGGTCTAACGTTCTCAAACAATGTGGAGTGCTATTTATCTACGCATCGACGATGTGTCGTTTCATCAAACAAGGCCATGTAACGGACACGCTCAATGAGGCACTCGACACAATCACAAACTCATCGTATATACAAATGGAAGACGAACAGTCTATCGATAGCCTATATTCGACAATACTGACAAACGCGTTTAAAAGGTCCGGAATGAGCAGGAGCAACACGGAACGAATGAAAGCGGTGCTCGGATCAGTGATATGCGCAGTTGAGCCGATGAATCGGGAAGTCATTGTCAGTCTCCTCAGGCTAAACAGCCTCCAGCATTTGGACTCCTTATTGCAGCCGCTGCGTTCTGTGCTCAACATCTCAGAGGAAAGTGGGCTGGTGACCACGCTACATGCGTCGTTTCCAGATTATTTACTATCTCACGACCGATCTGGCGACTTTTGGTGCGATCCAGAAAGCCGACATGCCTCATTGGCGGAAGCGTGCCTACAAGCGATTGAGGCGTCAGAACCAAAGATTAACATATGCGGCCTCCCTTCCTCTTGTTTGCTAGACAGCGAAGTGGAAGGCCTCAACGAGCGAGTGCAGCGCGCAATCTCACCCGGCCTTGCTTACGCATGCCAGCACTGGTCAACCCATCTATACCGCGGCGGGTACCGATCAGCGCTAGTCGATCGTGTGCGCACCTTTTTCTTCGATAACCTGCTACTGTGGATGGAAGTCGTCAACCTACTCAAGAAGATCCGCCACGGTACCAGCATCATTCAGCAAGCGGAAAGGTGGTGCACG AAACATACCATACCGGAAGACGTATCAAAAATCGCCCATGACGCCGTGCAGTTCGTATCGGTATACGCCAACCACCCCACATCCGAGAGCACGccgcatatatatatctcCATGATTCCGTTCTGGCCTGCATCACGACCGGTCTCGACCACATACAAGCCAAGAACAACCGGACTTGTAAAGCCACAAGGCACGGCAATCAGCCAGCGAACATTGTCGCTTGGCCACTGGAAGGTCGGGTCGGGAGTCTATCGATGGGTCTATCTGCTGATGGAACTCGACTGGCAGTCCCCACTGAGGGCGCATTGA
- a CDS encoding Costars family protein → MPSIDEEVESLKREIKRLGTKPADGQPGIAVVKFGKLRAARAFGIGPGGVKQSRLILMIVAAMFSLWVVYRAWAWWVGPVPA, encoded by the exons ATGCCTAGTATTGACGAAGAAGTCGAGTCCCTCAAG AGAGAGATCAAGAGATTGGGTACGAAACCAGCAGATGGTCAACCTGGAATTGCAGTGGTAAAGTTTGGTAAACTC CGTGCGGCACGGGCATTCGGCATTGGTCCTGGAGGCGTAAAACAGTCTCGGCTGATACTAATGATTGTTGCCGCCATGTTCTctctgtgggtggtatacaGGGCTTGGGCATGGTGGGTTGGGCCGGTCCCCGCATAG
- a CDS encoding pyrophosphatase/phosphodiesterase: MSHSYLYVYLLLVTKVFGRLGFHQLEMDMLVAVAGAYIRHVPENMLTKLERVLSDYNHDTKRHQTCLVLTKKSSPSREIKRLGTKPADGQPGIAVVKFGKLVRDEKASNIFEALNGTLRAAKRKGVVTFEGQMLLQGAHDNIDVILLQDEEEQADPSTSSVNEQTPLLATHQVKTHRLLGIQVPLWLPRRYIAVIIAFVGMMTVLLVSVLFIDPIWRRQQSVFMNNGTHDFRKTVVVISFDGFRADYLHRGLTPNLLATGDSGLRARWLQPSYPSLTFPNHWSIMTGLFPESHGIIANEFIEPETGEHFFYQHPDESWNASWWGGEPMWETAVKAGMKTANLMWPGPPVTRNGNKPTYFIPFRKDNITLQEKVDQILAWIDLPFDDRPQLINMYEPLIDDVGHHNGPDSPEMTDALMNIDVFAHSVRSGLSSRNLSSIVDVIFLSDHGMAPTHDRKWIYLDDILGEEGANEIDWKLGQPSAGLWFHPGANTTRHLRKLHKASAKPPHNFKVYTATSDVWPNVYKGVHIPPELQNPFPANKHFSPDHNSRIPPVYVVPELGWSVTWHREKDPWYSNGDHGYDNEHPLMRAMFIASGPFTDRVRAQVFAQAQSQPAVTPTPNRFARSSPAPAIYIPETINKTSKPPIYVPPRGGGHGPVLIDKFQNVEVYGLVMRLLGIRAYAAQTNGTDGFWDEWFDRF, encoded by the exons ATGAGCCACAGCTATCTCTACGTATACCTTCTCCTGGTCACGAAAGTGTTTGGGCGCTTGGGCTTTCATCAACTGGAAATGGACATGTTGGTAGCGGTCGCTGGTGCATACATCCGACACGTGCCTGAGAatatgctgactaagctCGAACGCGTATTGTCAGACTACAACCACGACACGAAACGACACCAGACATGCCTAGTATTGACGAAGAAGTCGAGTCCCTCAAG AGAGATCAAGAGATTGGGTACGAAACCAGCAGATGGTCAGCCTGGAATTGCAGTGGTAAAGTTTGGTAAACTCGTAAGAGACGAGAAAGCCAGTAATATCT TCGAGGCTCTGAATGGTACGCTACGTGCCGCCAAACGCAAGGGAGTGGTCACCTTTGAGGGTCAGATGTTGTTGCAAGGAGCCCATGATAATATTGATGTTATCCTGCTTCAAGATGA AGAAGAACAAGCTGATCCATCTACGAGCTCTGTCAATGAGCAAACACCTCTCCTTGCCACCCACCAGGTGAAAACTCACCGCCTACTCGGCATCCAAGTCCCACTATGGCTTCCACGACGCTATATTGCCGTAATCATCGCTTTTGTCGGCATGATGACTGTGCTACTCGTATCTGTTCTATTTATTGATCCTATATGGAGACGACAGCAAAGTGTATTTATGAACAACGGCACACACGACTTTCGGAAGACAGTCGTGGTCATCTCCTTCGATGGATTCAG AGCTGACTACCTTCACCGCGGCTTGACTCCCAACCTCCTTGCCACCGGGGATAGTGGACTTCGTGCTCGCTGGTTACAACCATCATATCCG TCTCTTACTTTCCC TAACCATTGGTCGATAAT GACTGGTTTATTCCCGGAATCGCACGGTATTATTGCCAACGAGTTCATCGAACCCGAGACGGGCGAGCACTTTTTCTATCAACACCCGGATGAGAGCTGGAATGCCAGCTGGTGGGGCGGAGAGCCT ATGTGGGAGACCGCTGTCAAGGCAGGGATGAAAACAGCGAACCTCATGTG GCCCGGGCCACCCGTCACTCGCAACGGCAATAAGCCCACTTACTTTATCCCCTTTCGG AAAGACAATATAACCCTGCAAGAAAAGGTAGATCAGATCCTTGCGTGGATAGACTTGCCTTTTGATGACAGGCCACAACTCATCAACA TGTATGAGCCTCTAATTGACGATGTGGGGCACCACAACGGCCCTGACTCACCTGAGATGACG GATGCACTAATGAACATTGATGTTTTCGCTCATTCCGTACGCTCTGGCTTGAGCTCGCGCAACCTATCTTCAATTGTCGACGTCATTTTCCTGAGTGACCACGGTATGGCTCCTACACATGATCGCAAATGGATCTACCTAGACGATATACTTGGCGAAGAAGGCGCAAATGAGATTGACTGGAAACTGGGCCAACCAAGTGCCGGCCTGTGGTTCCACCCGGGTGCAAACACGACCAGGCATTTGAGGAAGCTTCACAAAGCCTCTGCAAAACCACCCCATAACTTCAAGGTTTACACTGCGACGAGCGACGTTTGGCCCAATGTCTATAAAGGG GTACATATCCCTCCTGAGCTACAAAACCCGTTCCCAGCCAACAAGCATTTCTCCCCCGACCATAACTCGCGCATTCCGCCAGTTTATGTCGTTCCCGAATTAGGATGGTCGGTCACGTGGCACCGGGAAAAGGATCCTTGGTACTCGAATGGA GACCACGGATACGACAACGAACATCCCCTAATGCGAGCAATGTTCATTGCCAGCGGTCCATTCACAGACCGTGTCCGAGCTCAGGTTTTTGCTCAGGCCCAATCTCAGCCAGCGGTTACTCCGACACCCAACCGCTTCGCACGATCTTCCCCTGCACCCGCGATTTATATTCCCGAAACCATTAACAAGACGTCCAAGCCGCCCATCTATGTACCCCCGCGAGGAGGTGGACACGGCCCCGTCTTGATCGACAAGTTCCAGAACGTCGAGGTGTACGGACTTGTGATGCGCCTACTTGGCATCCGCGCTTATGCTGCTCAAACGAATGGTACAGACGGGTTTTGGGACGAGTGGTTTGATCGGTTTTGA
- a CDS encoding alpha/beta hydrolase family protein: MPIALVIPAREGDYYQTIALRIAHSLYTYLKLDCTILRDSELQGRVLEGRSVVVIGGHHNKYGMAVRSSPLRILPDGSIVTGQKRYNINGVGALSFHKDHVYMDALDLSGYERILRAFPLRTGVPGPEWMIIGPESDTKGFGGILATG, from the exons ATGCCAATAGCCCTCGTTATCCCAGCCCGGGAAGGAGACTATTACCAAACTATCGCGCTACGGATTGCGCACAGTCTCTACACATATTTGAAACTGGATTGCACCATCCTCAGGGATTCTGAGCTCCAAGGACGTGTTCTGGAAGGTCGAAGTGTGGTGGTGATCGGAGGACATCATAACAAATATGGAATGGCGGTCCGCTCGAGCCCCTTGCGAATTTTGCCTGATGGATCAATCGTTACCGGGCAAAAAAGATATAACATAAATGGGGTAGGAGCACTATCCTTTCACAAG GACCACGTTTATATGGATGCCTTGGATCTAAGTGGTTACGAACGAATTCTGAGAGCATTCCCTCTGAGAACAGGCGTCCCTGGCCCCGAGTGGATGATTATTGGCCCGGAAAGCGATACGAAGGGGTTTGGAGGGATTCTCGCGACGGGGTGA
- a CDS encoding alpha/beta hydrolase family protein has product MSRISITMPWTLHHSNLTNWIANAQLNPHIPCVQVNEKTHVFPHFIDGWAYGDAAGIEVTSCSEEYWSIGDGPRFIDTWVTDNHPSLCELSEDTEGLLLTYRSVSGTPASAVVIPPPNKTHHITTQSRILLALHGAGVMHTHPFWISALPRPEYAWVLVVQGLTPWGLDWREASRADVCAALRALVLKLVGVWHEDDYCTAHDLATEITVPKPPGVPVKTIPVVAIGHSNGGQGALHLASAFPDCIPALIPAAGYTSARLYVPTQASRGSLFADAALQSILRASLQGQDGDIIAGNLALSRVHLVHGGSDENVPVWHSRERMALIKMWNPDADVNMTEIPGKPHFWDTVFKENQFQVPFKIWFPHPTPLQIQ; this is encoded by the exons ATGTCCCGgatatccataacaatgcCCTGGACTCTCCATCACTCGAACCTAACCAACTGGATTGCCAATGCTCAGCTCAATCCGCATATTCCTTGTGTGCAAGTCAATGAGAAGACACATGTATTCCCACACTTTATCGATGGCTGGGCATATGGGGACGCGGCTGGAATCGAAGTGACTTCGTGTTCAGAGGAGTACTGGTCCATTGGCGATGGACCCAGATTTATTGATACTTGGGTGACAGAT AACCATCCTAGTCTCTGTGAACTATCTGAAGATACAGAGGGGCTTCTTTTGACTTACCGTTCTGTTTCTGGTACACCCGCCTCGGCCGTTGTCATTCCTCCTCCTAATAAAACGCACCATATTACGACTCAATCTCGTATCCTCTTGGCACTCCATGGGGCTGGAGTTATGCACACACACCCATTTTGGATCTCAGCGCTTCCGCGTCCAGAGTATGCATGGGTCCTCGTAGTACAAGGTCTAACACCTTGGGGCCTGGACTGGAGGGAAGCTTCAAGAGCTGACGTCTGCGCTGCCCTAAGGGCTCTCGTCTTGAAGTTAGTTGGCGTATGGCATGAAGATGATTATTGTACTGCGCACGATCTGGCAACAGAGATAACAGTCCCAAAACCGCCTGGTGTTCCAGTCAAGACCATTCCCGTAGTGGCAATCGGGCACTCCAACGGAGGGCAAGGCGCTTTGCATTTGGCTTCTGCATTCCCTGATTGTATTCCTGCACTTATTCCCGCAGCAGGCTACACTAGTGCACGGCTATATGTACCCACACAAGCCTCTCGTGGTTCTCTCTTCGCAGATGCGGCACTCCAGAGTATTTTGAGGGCGAGTTTGCAAGGACAGGATGGAGATATCATAGCCGGGAATCTCGCGCTGAGTCGAG TTCATCTGGTACATGGCGGCAGCGACGAGAATGTACCGGTATGGCACTCGCGGGAAAGGATGGCACTAATCAAAATGTGGAACCCGGACGCTGACGTGAA CATGACCGAGATTCCGGGAAAACCCCACTTTTGGGATACGGTGTTTAAGGAGAACCAGTTTCAAGTGCCATTCAAGATCTGGTTTCCTCACCCTACGCCGCTTCAAATACAATAG